One part of the Pieris napi chromosome 4, ilPieNapi1.2, whole genome shotgun sequence genome encodes these proteins:
- the LOC125048989 gene encoding dynein regulatory complex protein 10-like isoform X2 has product METQSSGTLQSPSTFSESSKTGSSRSVGSAKDEPDFTKDNSASPIDLECHIQAERITKILDETIYKTKMALCLPHLVQEYKTLSSILSNQHMEDLVFIFEQYDNPLFSTSLLNLDALEDIKAGDVSLKNRLNPELGHLVYILNSYPHLKPKVEEMITEMKEEYSAYDESRRRFPGLEYLLTLEHFRDLMIKQMDTTAAEELAAKLNTRKLEGSNERLIEKIKEYTQDLKEENERFEETMRMKTDLIARLEQEIAILNRDAEIRLKKKILDSDRQMVLATRAHLVKNEMLKEEEVECRELYENILRKHLIDEKNQRARRFKVETQLLSWLQKYDLEMADKQVELDEFTTKYEEEVQKCDDLELKLAEQDKEYIPLMAEREEEYHQELTEKMNKFLLEHAARVIQCAWRDVLANRAEKKRLKGKGKKAKKKS; this is encoded by the exons ATGGAGACACAATCGTCAGGCACTCTTCAATCACCATCTACGTTTTCGGAGAGTTCAAAAACCGGTAGTAGCCGATCTGTAGGAAGCGCGAAAGATGAACCCGATTTTACAAAGGATAATT CTGCATCTCCAATTGATTTGGAGTGCCACATCCAAGCAGAGCGCATCACAAAAATTTTAGATGAAACAATTTACAAAACAAAGATGGCGCTTTGTCTGCCACACCTAGTCCAGGAGTATAAAACACTGAGCTCGATACTATCCAACCAACACATGGAAGATTTGGTGTTCATTTTCGAACAGTATGATAATCCACTGTTTTCTACTAGTCTACTTAATTTGGATGCGTTGGAAGATATCAAAGCT GGTGATGTATCGCTGAAGAACCGGTTAAATCCTGAATTGGGTCACCTTGTCTACATATTAAACAGCTACCCTCACCTGAAGCCGAAAGTCGAAGAAATGATTACAGaa ATGAAAGAAGAATATTCTGCATATGATGAA tcAAGAAGAAGATTTCCAGGTTTAGAGTATTTGTTGACGTTGGAACATTTCCGTGACTTGATGATCAAACAGATGGACACTACAGCAGCAGAAGAGTTGGCTGCAAAATTGAATACTAGGAAACTAGAGGGCTCCAACGAGAGGcttattgaaaaaattaaag aatATACGCAGGATCTTAAAGAAGAAAATGAACGCTTTGAAGAAACAATGAGGATGAAGACAGATCTCATCGCGAGATTAGAGCAAGAGATTGCGATTTTGAACCGTGACGCTGAAATAAgacttaaaaagaaaat ACTAGATTCAGATCGGCAAATGGTGTTAGCGACTCGTGCGCATCTCGTAAAGAATGAAATGTTGAAAGAGGAAGAGGTCGAGTGTCGAGAATTGTATGAGAATATATTAAGGAAACATCTTATCGATGAGAAGAATCAACGGGCTCGAAG GTTTAAAGTGGAGACACAATTATTATCATGGCTACAGAAATATGATCTAGAAATGGCGGATAAGCAGGTGGAACTCGATGAGTTCACAACCAAGTATGAAGAGGAAGTCCAGAAGTGTGATGATCTCGAa TTAAAACTAGCAGAACAGGACAAAGAATATATACCGCTGATGGCAGAAAGGGAAGAGGAATACCACCAGGAGCTGACGGAGAAGATGAACAAGTTCCTATTGGAGCACGCCGCTAGAGTCATACAGTGCGCTTGGAGAGATGTGCTTGCGAATAGAGCGGAGAAGAAACgg CTCAAAGGGAAGGGAAAGAAAGCCAAGAAAAAATCCTAG
- the LOC125048989 gene encoding dynein regulatory complex protein 10-like isoform X1, which translates to METQSSGTLQSPSTFSESSKTGSSRSVGSAKDEPDFTKDNSASPIDLECHIQAERITKILDETIYKTKMALCLPHLVQEYKTLSSILSNQHMEDLVFIFEQYDNPLFSTSLLNLDALEDIKAGDVSLKNRLNPELGHLVYILNSYPHLKPKVEEMITEMKEEYSAYDESRRRFPGLEYLLTLEHFRDLMIKQMDTTAAEELAAKLNTRKLEGSNERLIEKIKEYTQDLKEENERFEETMRMKTDLIARLEQEIAILNRDAEIRLKKKILDSDRQMVLATRAHLVKNEMLKEEEVECRELYENILRKHLIDEKNQRARRFKVETQLLSWLQKYDLEMADKQVELDEFTTKYEEEVQKCDDLELKLAEQDKEYIPLMAEREEEYHQELTEKMNKFLLEHAARVIQCAWRDVLANRAEKKRLKKLQKKMQAAQAAAEAAEKKKGKK; encoded by the exons ATGGAGACACAATCGTCAGGCACTCTTCAATCACCATCTACGTTTTCGGAGAGTTCAAAAACCGGTAGTAGCCGATCTGTAGGAAGCGCGAAAGATGAACCCGATTTTACAAAGGATAATT CTGCATCTCCAATTGATTTGGAGTGCCACATCCAAGCAGAGCGCATCACAAAAATTTTAGATGAAACAATTTACAAAACAAAGATGGCGCTTTGTCTGCCACACCTAGTCCAGGAGTATAAAACACTGAGCTCGATACTATCCAACCAACACATGGAAGATTTGGTGTTCATTTTCGAACAGTATGATAATCCACTGTTTTCTACTAGTCTACTTAATTTGGATGCGTTGGAAGATATCAAAGCT GGTGATGTATCGCTGAAGAACCGGTTAAATCCTGAATTGGGTCACCTTGTCTACATATTAAACAGCTACCCTCACCTGAAGCCGAAAGTCGAAGAAATGATTACAGaa ATGAAAGAAGAATATTCTGCATATGATGAA tcAAGAAGAAGATTTCCAGGTTTAGAGTATTTGTTGACGTTGGAACATTTCCGTGACTTGATGATCAAACAGATGGACACTACAGCAGCAGAAGAGTTGGCTGCAAAATTGAATACTAGGAAACTAGAGGGCTCCAACGAGAGGcttattgaaaaaattaaag aatATACGCAGGATCTTAAAGAAGAAAATGAACGCTTTGAAGAAACAATGAGGATGAAGACAGATCTCATCGCGAGATTAGAGCAAGAGATTGCGATTTTGAACCGTGACGCTGAAATAAgacttaaaaagaaaat ACTAGATTCAGATCGGCAAATGGTGTTAGCGACTCGTGCGCATCTCGTAAAGAATGAAATGTTGAAAGAGGAAGAGGTCGAGTGTCGAGAATTGTATGAGAATATATTAAGGAAACATCTTATCGATGAGAAGAATCAACGGGCTCGAAG GTTTAAAGTGGAGACACAATTATTATCATGGCTACAGAAATATGATCTAGAAATGGCGGATAAGCAGGTGGAACTCGATGAGTTCACAACCAAGTATGAAGAGGAAGTCCAGAAGTGTGATGATCTCGAa TTAAAACTAGCAGAACAGGACAAAGAATATATACCGCTGATGGCAGAAAGGGAAGAGGAATACCACCAGGAGCTGACGGAGAAGATGAACAAGTTCCTATTGGAGCACGCCGCTAGAGTCATACAGTGCGCTTGGAGAGATGTGCTTGCGAATAGAGCGGAGAAGAAACgg CTTAAGAAGCTGCAGAAGAAAATGCAAGCAGCTCAAGCCGCGGCCGAGGCAGCCGAGAAGAAAAAGGGAAAGAAATAA
- the LOC125048988 gene encoding differentially expressed in FDCP 6-like isoform X1: MSALLKNVTNCIWHAFESLQNNEVVHKSKLKVLTANLGTLLDLYGVEKGLDHFRSTQELTFDEFRYYLQHEVFSSLPKTLTLPISREFEKKISEVCWFVCRKNLLTREKPIFADNSVFKLFRIFCLLADLVQDADDSNRYIVVLQPSEAGLVAEQLVHCLGLRWDAADWEALGSSIGHFKWAAFLAVLEAKYCCDQQLHSKALVEAVDEIYDVFIEDIIKKGYLFKRGYLLPTMREYWCVLQPCALTYYKSSSQKEQCGRIAIDEYCSVEAAVGDGKIQKFQLITPERTFEFGTQDHKSRLQWVSALRQAAAVSGGAEGFQRRARAGRRGAGARREQEVRETRARLQHEVRARLAAEAQAQELVELAQKDNKKLEELKHAQVELEKLLQEETQAKRDEEIVRALQARVLAEEWERREELERLQEEQNRMLEEERLKRKQFEMLQAEKEAQYREAERRLKELEDEKQKLDEELRAAQEKIQKTELNANAIHVQLRDLNPVLRNGERARRAISFVPTTKSSSDTLIDVRAIRHLKVLDNNDNM; this comes from the exons ATGtcagcattattaaaaaatgtaacgaACTGTATTTGGCATGCGTTCGAgtctttacaaaataatgaagtggttcataaatctaaattaaag GTGCTAACAGCAAATCTCGGTACACTTCTAGACCTATATGGTGTGGAGAAGGGCCTGGACCACTTCCGGTCGACCCAGGAGCTGACCTTCGACGAGTTCCGGTACTATTTGCAGCATGAGGTCTTCAGTTCTCTACCGAAGACGTTAACACTTCCAATTTCGAGAGAATTCGAAAAGAAAATCAGTGAG GTATGTTGGTTCGTCTGTCGAAAAAACCTGCTCACTCGAGAAAAGCCAATCTTCGCCGATAATTCAGTCTTCAAGCTCTTCCGTATCTTCTGTCTTCTTGCTGACCTGGTACAAGACGCTGATGACTCTAATCGCTatatt GTAGTCCTTCAACCCTCTGAAGCAGGATTAGTAGCTGAGCAGCTAGTACACTGCCTAGGGCTCCGCTGGGATGCAGCCGACTGGGAAGCTTTGGGATCCTCTATCGGCCATTTCAAATGGGCAGCCTTCCTCGCCGTGCTGGAGGCAAAGTACTGTTGCGACCAGCAGTTACACTCTAAGGCCCTTGTTGAAGCTGTGGATGAGATTTACGATGTTTTTATTGAGGATATTATCAAAAAG GGCTACCTCTTCAAAAGAGGTTATCTACTACCGACAATGCGAGAATATTGGTGTGTTCTCCAACCCTGTGCCTTGACATACTACAAAAGTTCGTCGCAGAAAGAGCAATGCGGAAGAATCGCCATAGACGAATATTGCTCTGTGGAAGCGGCAGTAGGCGATGGTAAAATACAGAAGTTTCAGTTGATTACACCCGAAAGGACTTTTGAGTTTGGGACACAGGATCATAA GAGTCGTCTCCAATGGGTATCAGCCCTGCGTCAGGCGGCAGCAGTCTCAGGAGGGGCGGAAGGCTTCCAAAGGCGGGCGAGGGCAGGGCGGAGAGGGGCAGGGGCGCGGAGGGAGCAGGAAGTGAGGGAGACAAGAGCTCGTCTTCAGCACGAAGTACGAGCGAGGCTGGCAGCAGAGGCACAGGCACAG GAATTAGTAGAATTAGCACAAAAGGACAACAAGAAATTAGAAGAATTAAAGCACGCTCAAGTAGAGCTGGAGAAACTCCTTCAAGAAGAGACGCAGGCGAAAAGAGATGAAGAAATCGTTAGGGCTTTGCAAGCGAG GGTCCTAGCTGAAGAATGGGagagaagagaagaactggaaaGGCTTCAAGAAGAGCAAAATAGAATGTTAGAGGAGGAGAGACTTAAAAGGAAACAGTTTGAAATGTTACAGGCAGAAAAGGAAGCTCAGTACAGAG AGGCCGAGCGTCGTCTTAAAGAGTTAGAAGACGAGAAGCAGAAGTTGGACGAAGAGTTGCGCGCAGCTCAGGAGAAGATACAGAAGACTGAACTCAACGCTAATGCGATTCACGTGCAACTCAgg gATTTGAACCCAGTTCTACGGAACGGTGAGCGAGCCAGACGGGCCATCTCCTTCGTTCCCACCACCAAAAGCTCTTCAGACACTCTGATCGATGTCAGGGCTATTAGGCATTTAAAAGTCCTcgataataatgataatatgtAA
- the LOC125048988 gene encoding differentially expressed in FDCP 6-like isoform X2, producing MTHHEHKMYLQDLCERIVKQLQVLTANLGTLLDLYGVEKGLDHFRSTQELTFDEFRYYLQHEVFSSLPKTLTLPISREFEKKISEVCWFVCRKNLLTREKPIFADNSVFKLFRIFCLLADLVQDADDSNRYIVVLQPSEAGLVAEQLVHCLGLRWDAADWEALGSSIGHFKWAAFLAVLEAKYCCDQQLHSKALVEAVDEIYDVFIEDIIKKGYLFKRGYLLPTMREYWCVLQPCALTYYKSSSQKEQCGRIAIDEYCSVEAAVGDGKIQKFQLITPERTFEFGTQDHKSRLQWVSALRQAAAVSGGAEGFQRRARAGRRGAGARREQEVRETRARLQHEVRARLAAEAQAQELVELAQKDNKKLEELKHAQVELEKLLQEETQAKRDEEIVRALQARVLAEEWERREELERLQEEQNRMLEEERLKRKQFEMLQAEKEAQYREAERRLKELEDEKQKLDEELRAAQEKIQKTELNANAIHVQLRDLNPVLRNGERARRAISFVPTTKSSSDTLIDVRAIRHLKVLDNNDNM from the exons ATGACACACCACGAACATAAAATGTACCTTCAGGATCTATGCGAGCGGATAGTTAAGCAACTTCAA GTGCTAACAGCAAATCTCGGTACACTTCTAGACCTATATGGTGTGGAGAAGGGCCTGGACCACTTCCGGTCGACCCAGGAGCTGACCTTCGACGAGTTCCGGTACTATTTGCAGCATGAGGTCTTCAGTTCTCTACCGAAGACGTTAACACTTCCAATTTCGAGAGAATTCGAAAAGAAAATCAGTGAG GTATGTTGGTTCGTCTGTCGAAAAAACCTGCTCACTCGAGAAAAGCCAATCTTCGCCGATAATTCAGTCTTCAAGCTCTTCCGTATCTTCTGTCTTCTTGCTGACCTGGTACAAGACGCTGATGACTCTAATCGCTatatt GTAGTCCTTCAACCCTCTGAAGCAGGATTAGTAGCTGAGCAGCTAGTACACTGCCTAGGGCTCCGCTGGGATGCAGCCGACTGGGAAGCTTTGGGATCCTCTATCGGCCATTTCAAATGGGCAGCCTTCCTCGCCGTGCTGGAGGCAAAGTACTGTTGCGACCAGCAGTTACACTCTAAGGCCCTTGTTGAAGCTGTGGATGAGATTTACGATGTTTTTATTGAGGATATTATCAAAAAG GGCTACCTCTTCAAAAGAGGTTATCTACTACCGACAATGCGAGAATATTGGTGTGTTCTCCAACCCTGTGCCTTGACATACTACAAAAGTTCGTCGCAGAAAGAGCAATGCGGAAGAATCGCCATAGACGAATATTGCTCTGTGGAAGCGGCAGTAGGCGATGGTAAAATACAGAAGTTTCAGTTGATTACACCCGAAAGGACTTTTGAGTTTGGGACACAGGATCATAA GAGTCGTCTCCAATGGGTATCAGCCCTGCGTCAGGCGGCAGCAGTCTCAGGAGGGGCGGAAGGCTTCCAAAGGCGGGCGAGGGCAGGGCGGAGAGGGGCAGGGGCGCGGAGGGAGCAGGAAGTGAGGGAGACAAGAGCTCGTCTTCAGCACGAAGTACGAGCGAGGCTGGCAGCAGAGGCACAGGCACAG GAATTAGTAGAATTAGCACAAAAGGACAACAAGAAATTAGAAGAATTAAAGCACGCTCAAGTAGAGCTGGAGAAACTCCTTCAAGAAGAGACGCAGGCGAAAAGAGATGAAGAAATCGTTAGGGCTTTGCAAGCGAG GGTCCTAGCTGAAGAATGGGagagaagagaagaactggaaaGGCTTCAAGAAGAGCAAAATAGAATGTTAGAGGAGGAGAGACTTAAAAGGAAACAGTTTGAAATGTTACAGGCAGAAAAGGAAGCTCAGTACAGAG AGGCCGAGCGTCGTCTTAAAGAGTTAGAAGACGAGAAGCAGAAGTTGGACGAAGAGTTGCGCGCAGCTCAGGAGAAGATACAGAAGACTGAACTCAACGCTAATGCGATTCACGTGCAACTCAgg gATTTGAACCCAGTTCTACGGAACGGTGAGCGAGCCAGACGGGCCATCTCCTTCGTTCCCACCACCAAAAGCTCTTCAGACACTCTGATCGATGTCAGGGCTATTAGGCATTTAAAAGTCCTcgataataatgataatatgtAA